The stretch of DNA GTCCTGTGATATGAGTAAGTTCACGTGATATCACCGGGGTCAAGTCACATTACTTGGTATATgttgatcacgtgactcatCATTTACCACACAGACACATCTCATCTCCCTGATACATCCTAGACTCACTTTCACAATCCTGAAAATACAAGTTGTGAAACAAAGGTTGCTGTTtcaggtcacgtgattctaTTTTCAGCGGAAATATTCCCAATCGACCAACCTAAGGAAAGTTGTAGACGGTCTCGCCTTTAGTTCATATTCCCAACTAATTCCAAGTAAAGTTATCACTACATTTTTACCCAATAATAGTCATAACCTGAGATTCAATCAGAGAAATACCATCATTGTTATACAAGATTCCCGGAATATCCATTATCTACAATATGACTGTTCTATCTCACCGCTAGCTCTTTTATTCACCTTCATTAACCCCCAACTAACTTTTCTCTCCTAACTGATGTTCAACTAAAGTCAATAAACCAAAAGGAACGGAGGAAGAAccaaaacaaacaaaagaAAAGTACAAAAAGAAGATAAACAAACGtattgtgttgtgtgtgatcATGTGACACATTACGCTCCCACCTGACAGTCATTAATCACCGGCCCAGAGCTGCATTGTGCTTAGTAAGCGCTCTACGAAACGCGATTATGTAAAGTGAAAATAAACTATAGCCGAGTCGGAGGTGGGCGGGATAGTCGTAGTGAAATGAGAGCATTAAAATGAACATTCAAAGTCACATGACGAAAATATAGCTTTGCCACGTTATATACAAACACTGCTGAATCGTTTGTAGTTTTCGAAATCCCCCTAATCCTTGTATTGGGCGAGTTGAGATGATTTTCATTTCCGGCATAgtttttttcaactttcaacttttcaattttttttacttTCTCATTGTTATCCATGCAGCTGATACAAGTCCCTGAATATTGATTCTAGATACTCGAAAAATTGATTGAATTGTAGAGCAAATGGATCGGAATTTGATGGGGTTTTCAGAACCGAAATCCATCTAGTATTTCAAAAGTTATCTGTCTGAAACCCCATAGGTCCCATACTATTCTTCCACGTCTACATTGGAGTCATTTCAGAAGCTATAGGTGAATGAAATTCGTTTGAAAAAGACATATCCAGACATAACAGATCCGTTGAATTCCGCTCCGGTGTTTTTATTATGTGGAAAACCGCTTTTTCTCCACTTTTTGCGATTCCCGGGTTTGAAGCAAAGTCCTCAGCAACCAGATGCATATGCACGGCAGATGGTGTATGGCGACCGAGCCCCCGCTTGTTCCGTGCTTACTAAGCCGAAGCGCCCGGATTAGTCAGCGGACTCATAACATAGTGTCACATAACCCTCTTCACAATCCAACTCTCTCGTATGGTCAATTTTTTGtcggtgtttttttctattGTGTATTTTTCTCCCCTTGTTATTTGTATGGTTTATTTCATTTAAGGTTAGGCTTTCCACTTTAACATATTTAGCGTTTCAACAACCTAAAATGCCATGAGGTGGTTCATTTATCACCACTACCATCAATCTCTCCTGAACATCATCATGACCTCTCCTAAACGCCGAAGAGACGAGTCGCGGTCGCCTGCGTCCAAGGACGCCAAAAAGCtgaaggtggaggacgacggGACCCCCGACATGAACGGGGGAACGAACGGGGTTGGGCACGAAATGAACGGGGAGACTGCCAACTTGAACGGGGTTACTGCTGACTTGAACGGTGTGACTGCCGACTTGAACGGAGTGGTCCCCGACATTGGCGATGTTGGTCGCGGTACCCCTCCGCCGATTGCCCGGTCCACGGCATCGGTGTCCCCGACCAAGAAAAACGGGCCGCTGGCGGAGGTGCAGAACGTGTTTAGAGCTACCTCGGAGCTGTCTGCGGTTGGGCGGGACAAGAGTGTGTGGATTCTGGCCAACACGGAGGCGCTGTTTGGCGATCTGCCGGACGAGGAGTGGAAGCAGTACGCCGACAAGGTGGCCGGAGCGCTGGCAATGTTGAGACGGGAGTGGCTGGAACTAGAGGACAAGAGGAGGCAGTTGACAGGAGGTCGCAAGAGACGAAAGGCCTGAATGGAGTGATAAATGAGCGGAGCAAACGAAGTGAACGAAGCGAACGGAGCAAACGGAGCAAACGAATGGGGCAAATCGATTCGGGGACACACCAAACAGCAATAGCGATATTCCCTCGACATATCTGACATTTGCTTGACACCCCCTCGATCTCTTTGTCACCTCATTGACATCGCCCCAACGACTTACAATTGGATCGACTCTTGCCTTGAAGAAAACAACATCACCCACCTAGCACTGCTGCAAAATCGTTGTTTGGGTTCCCCACTGACAGTTACAAGAACCTGAgagtacaagaacctgACAGCACCACAACCTGACAGTCGCATCAAACACTGACATGTaatttatatatatttattgtatCCCCAGACTTTTGGGacagtagctactggtCTTGTCTCTAGTTTCGCGCTAAAGACTTCAAGAACTCCGCATATCGATACGATGACCAAAATGGCTCTCTGGAATATGCAGAAGGTGTCTGATTTTCTCTAGCATTTCGGGATCGGTATTCTATTGTAGCGGACTCCACGCTCTTGACGGACGTTACCgccacaacaccaccaattGCACAACTATTGAGGGCTCCAGGGGACAAAAAAAGGTGATAATCTGATTCTTCCTAACATATTCTTTCGATTCGgcttctttcttcttcaaaaTCGGTCTTCATACCGTTGCTAGATTCCTCCATCTGTTCTACAAGAGAAGAGCGAAAATGAACCCCAGAAAAATAAGGTTGTGGTCAACCCAGATTAGGCAAGTCACATTCCTTTTTGGAAGTTTAATTTTGCGTCTTGTTCAAGTTGCGAGTCGATCTGGGGGGAGGACAGACGGAGATGGAGAGCTGGGGATTAGTCGGGGCGGTGCAAAGTGTGTCACACTTTCAATTTATCAAGAAAAACCAGCTCGTTTGGAGCATTACTCGACGAGTTATGGACCAGGTCCCTGAAAACGCTCATGGAGTACATGTTGGCTGCGTAGGGACACTATGGGCTGTTTCTGAGCGATTTTGAAGCTCATAGACAGTTCGGAGGACCCTCAAAACTTGTCTGTATGTCTTGTTGCGCACGAAACTCCATCTTTTTCCGCCCTCCGATCTCTTTTTCGGTCCGCAACCTCATTTCCGGC from Yarrowia lipolytica chromosome 1D, complete sequence encodes:
- a CDS encoding uncharacterized protein (Compare to YALI0D06655g, no similarity), encoding MSDMSREYRYCCLVCPRIDLPHSFAPFAPFASFTSFAPLIYHSIQAFRLLRPPVNCLLLSSSSSHSRLNIASAPATLSAYCFHSSSGRSPNSASVLARIHTLLSRPTADSSEVALNTFCTSASGPFFLVGDTDAVDRAIGGGVPRPTSPMSGTTPFKSAVTPFKSAVTPFKLAVSPFISCPTPFVPPFMSGVPSSSTFSFLASLDAGDRDSSLRRLGEVMMMFRRD